The sequence CGTCGGGAACCTATACATTGGCACTGGCCGGGCTGATCGGGGGCAGGCGGGTCACGACGCATTGGGAATATCGGACTGCCCTGGCAGAGCTTCTGCCGGACGTCATCATGCAAGACACCCTCTACGCGGTGGACGGACGTGTTTTCACCTCTGCGGGCGGCGCGGCTTCCATGGACATGATGCTGCACCGGGTCGAAGCGGACTACGGCGCTGATCTGGCAGCATGGGTCGCCGACCAGATGGTCTATTCGGTGCCGCGACCGGAAAGCCATACGCAGCGGCGGTCTTTGCAGCCAATGGCCGATGTCCGCAATCCAAAGCTGCAGCTTGCGATGCAGCTGATGGAAGCGAACCTGGAAGACCCGCTGCGCCCGGACGAGATCGCGGATCTGGTGAAATTGTCGAGCCGGCAATTGGAGAGGCTTTTCGCCCGCTACCTCAAGACTTCGCCCAAGCGGTACTACATGCAGCTGCGGCTCGAGAAGGCGCGCAACCTCTTACGCCAGACCGGGCTGAGCGTGACGGAGATCTGCGTGGCCTGCGGTTTCAGGTCGCTGTCGCATTTCTCGAAAAGCTACAGGGCGACGTTCGGCATACCGCCGGGCGCGCAGTCGACGGACGCAAAGGCGTTCTGGCGGCCCGGCGGGTCCGCCTGACCGGGTCAGTTCGACAGGTTGCCGGCGGCGCCCACCACGCCGAAGACGGATCCGACGAGACCGAGAATCGTGCGGGTATCGGTGAGATTGGTTTCCGTCGCGAGGACGAGATCGCCGGACTGGATCATGAAGTTTCTCGCCGAGAAAAGGCCGTCGGACGTCGTGAGGTCGATGGTAAAGACGACCCGCTGCATCCGGGGGCCGCGCACGCCGGCGCTGATCGCGGAAGGCGGATACTCGCGCAGGACAAGGATGCCCTGCGGATCGGCGCGGGTGTCGTTCACGCCCCCGATGATCGCCAGCGCGTCCAGCGCCGAAACCTGATCGCGGTTGAACGGATGCTGCGCTTCGCGGCCCGCTGCGCCCAGCGACAGGAAATACCGCCTGTCGTCTTCGATGATGACCTTGTCGCCGCCCTGAAGGCGTGTGTCGAGGTGCGGGTTCTCGTAGAGTCGGCTGACGGAGGTGGCATAGATGTTGCCACCCCGAACCAGCTTCACCTGCGGGTTTTGCATGCCGTTGCCCACGCCGCCTCCCGCGGATATCGCGCCTAGAACGGTGAAATTCTGGTCAGGCATCAGGATGTTGCCGGGATTCTTCACCCCACCCACGAGGTCGATTGAGTTGCTGCGCCCTTCTGCCATGGAAAGCTGGACCTGCGCCGATGGCACGATCGCCTCCATCTGGCGCTGAATCAGCAATCGGGCGCTTTCGGGGGTGCGGCCCGCAACCTGCACCTTGCCCACGTAGGGCACGAAGATCGCACCCGTTTCGGACACACGGATGTCGGGCAGGGTCGCGACCCGCTGTTCGCGCGACGTCAGGAGCGAGTTGTCTCCGCTGTCCCAGACGAGGATCGCCAATTCGTCGCCGGGCCGGATGATCTGGGCGATGGAACCGCGGGTGCTTCCGATCCAGCCGTGCCGCTGTTCGCCGACGCTGGGCCATTGCTGTACGCTGGGCAGGAAGGCACGGGTCACGGGATACACCGCGATGTCCGAGGTCGGCGCGTCGGCATTGCGCGTGATCTCGTTCTGGACGGCAGCGCCGCGTGGCAGCTGGGAACAGGCGGAAAGCGCAGTCACGAGGAGGATGCCGAGGCACCGTTTGACTGTCAGGCGCATGATTCTACTCTGCTCTCTCTTGCCGATCCCCTGGCAGGGGGTTCCCTGTCCCCATACGCAAAGGCGTTGCTATTGAAAAGCGCGGCGACATAAAAAATGGTCTCGGTAGGGAAACTATTTCATGCAGGATAGTGACTGCGTCATGCAGGTCAACGATTTCGGACGAAACGATGAAGCGTAGTGGCGTATTGCTGCTTGGGGCGGCAGGACGGCTGGGCAGGATGATCCGGGCGTTCTGGCCCGACAGCACGGACCTCGCGTGTCAGAGCCGCGCGCCCGGACCGGGCGTTGTCAGCTTCGATCCGCTGCACGACTCCGATAGGCTGGCAGCCGCCATGAGGGGTCGGCGCGCGGTCGTTTGCCTGTCCGGTGTCACGCCGGCCCATGCGGCTGCCACAGGCGACCCCTTCTCGCTCAACACCGATCTTGCGCTCGCCGCGCTGAATGCCGCCGCCGGGGCCGGGGTGCCGCGTCTGATGCTGGCGTCATCCGCGGCGGTCTATGGCGCGGCGGGCGGCCCCTTGGCCGAGGATATGTTATGCGCGCCCGTGTCGGACTATGGCCGGGCCAAGCTGCAGATGGAACAGGCCGCCGCAGCGCTGGCCAAGGACCGTGAGCAGCCCGTGACCATGTTACGTATCGGCAACGTCGCGGGTGCCGATGCCATCCTCGGCGGGTGGCGCGCCGACATGCGGCTGGACACCCTGCCGGACGGATCGACGCCCGAACGAAGCTATATCGGGCCCAAGACCCTTGCAGCCGTGGTTCACCGGCTGTGCCTTTTGGATGACCTGCCCGAAATCCTGAACGTGGCGGCGCCCGGGACGGTGGCGATGGGGGATCTGCTAGACGCCGCGGGTCTGCGCTGGTCGTCGAGGGCGGCCGGACCT is a genomic window of Sulfitobacter alexandrii containing:
- a CDS encoding GlxA family transcriptional regulator codes for the protein MTHDPDSPPRSYAFLLIPGFSTLGFACALDCLSLANHHPSGQRFYSWRLLSETGGPVAAYNGVEVRVDAGLAELDRRETLIVCAGENAGAGSSRAVLDWLRRQTRKGMDFGALSSGTYTLALAGLIGGRRVTTHWEYRTALAELLPDVIMQDTLYAVDGRVFTSAGGAASMDMMLHRVEADYGADLAAWVADQMVYSVPRPESHTQRRSLQPMADVRNPKLQLAMQLMEANLEDPLRPDEIADLVKLSSRQLERLFARYLKTSPKRYYMQLRLEKARNLLRQTGLSVTEICVACGFRSLSHFSKSYRATFGIPPGAQSTDAKAFWRPGGSA
- a CDS encoding polysaccharide biosynthesis/export family protein, with the translated sequence MRLTVKRCLGILLVTALSACSQLPRGAAVQNEITRNADAPTSDIAVYPVTRAFLPSVQQWPSVGEQRHGWIGSTRGSIAQIIRPGDELAILVWDSGDNSLLTSREQRVATLPDIRVSETGAIFVPYVGKVQVAGRTPESARLLIQRQMEAIVPSAQVQLSMAEGRSNSIDLVGGVKNPGNILMPDQNFTVLGAISAGGGVGNGMQNPQVKLVRGGNIYATSVSRLYENPHLDTRLQGGDKVIIEDDRRYFLSLGAAGREAQHPFNRDQVSALDALAIIGGVNDTRADPQGILVLREYPPSAISAGVRGPRMQRVVFTIDLTTSDGLFSARNFMIQSGDLVLATETNLTDTRTILGLVGSVFGVVGAAGNLSN
- a CDS encoding NAD-dependent epimerase/dehydratase family protein, translated to MKRSGVLLLGAAGRLGRMIRAFWPDSTDLACQSRAPGPGVVSFDPLHDSDRLAAAMRGRRAVVCLSGVTPAHAAATGDPFSLNTDLALAALNAAAGAGVPRLMLASSAAVYGAAGGPLAEDMLCAPVSDYGRAKLQMEQAAAALAKDREQPVTMLRIGNVAGADAILGGWRADMRLDTLPDGSTPERSYIGPKTLAAVVHRLCLLDDLPEILNVAAPGTVAMGDLLDAAGLRWSSRAAGPATIGKVQLQTRRLENLVEFAPNAGTAESLVAEWRAYRARTDGPQ